The Rana temporaria chromosome 4, aRanTem1.1, whole genome shotgun sequence genome contains a region encoding:
- the LOC120936059 gene encoding putative nuclease HARBI1, whose amino-acid sequence MEAFGPVMLYLLQVQENEKNDKPQPKLKKNLRPPPVEKPRPKPKRPPAPKPQVLGIRRPRIFRERTGMEGLTDAEVFERFRLTKSTIIDLYELIRSDIDPLTQRSHAIPGIVKLLNCLHFFSSGSFQTKASAIGGVSQSTFSRFLVPVIQALKKHVHTFISFPKDKAGWQKLKSDFYQVAGVPHVMGVLDCMPIAVSAPHEREDMYRNKEGYHSVNVQMIVDSNCKILSLFSAFPGSSQNSSILRQSSVYEGFESGRLSGGWLLGGPVYACRPWLLTPVPEPSTSGETAYNEANDRTRDIIDETFKILKTRFKCLDKSGGGLQYDPTKVSDIIVACCILHNISILHNIPLKTEEPSSRKRKPMPELQPPPKGNAQDVRARVVEQYFS is encoded by the exons ATGGAGGCCTTTGGGCCGGTCATGCTGTACTTGCTCCAAGTCCAGGAGAACGAAAAGAATGACAAACCCCAACCAAAGCTGAAGAAGAACCTTAGGCCACCACCTGTAGAAAAACCTCGGCCTAAGCCAAAACGGCCCCCGGCACCCAAGCCTCAGGTGCTTGGAATCAGGCGGCCAAGGATATTCAGGGAGCGCACAGGGATGGAAGGACTGACGGATGCGGAGGTCTTTGAAAGGTTTAGACTCACCAAAAGCACCATTATAGACTTGTACGAGTTAATAAGGTCCGACATTGACCCGCTGACCCAAAGGAGCCACGCCATTCCTGGGATCGTGAAACTGTTGAACTGTCTACACTTCTTCTCTTCCGGATCATTTCAAACCAAAGCCTCGGCCATCGGTGGTGTCTCGCAGTCCACCTTCTCTCGGTTCCTGGTGCCGGTTATCCAGGCCTTGAAGAAACATGTGCACACCTTCATCAGCTTTCCCAAAGACAAGGCCGGGTGGCAGAAACTGAAAAGCGACTTCTATCAAGTGGCCGGCGTCCCGCATGTTATGGGAGTTCTGGATTGTATGCCCATTGCGGTATCGGCACCGCACGAGAGAGAGGATATGTATAGGAATAAAGAGGGCTACCATTCGGTCAACGTGCAGATGATTGTCGACAGCAACTGCAAAATTCTCAGCCTGTTCTCTGCCTTTCCCGGGAGTTCCCAGAATTCCTCCATCCTGAGACAGTCCTCGGTGTACGAGGGGTTCGAGAGCGGTCGGCTGAGCGGTGGGTGGCTGTTGG GTGGTCCTGTGTACGCATGCCGCCCATGGCTGTTGACACCAGTCCCAGAACCCAGCACCTCAGGTGAGACCGCCTACAACGAGGCTAACGACAGGACTCGGGATATCATAGACGAAACCTTTAAGATACTGAAAACCCGGTTCAAATGTTTGGACAAGTCTGGGGGCGGCCTGCAGTACGACCCCACTAAAGTGTCCGACATCATCGTGGCCTGCTGCATCCTACACAACATCTCCATCCTTCACAACATTCCGCTCAAGACAGAGGAGCCCTCCAGCCGCAAGAGGAAGCCGATGCCAGAGCTCCAACCGCCTCCGAAAGGAAACGCTCAGGATGTCCGCGCCAGGGTGGTCGAACAATACTTCTCCT AA